The following are encoded together in the Lepidochelys kempii isolate rLepKem1 chromosome 7, rLepKem1.hap2, whole genome shotgun sequence genome:
- the RIN1 gene encoding ras and Rab interactor 1 isoform X2 produces MEPPDQPVGLGRDPVYDVPDPHVFPQPRPARGSLNSVSLLDRLLLTQSVWLQLSLNSATALHILQREPPGTFLVRRSNTHRRRVLCLRLLDDLAPAFVASYCLQERAAGISLEGSSQSFPDMLHLVASYCQSREVLPVALRLPQPIQQAVSHKELEAISHLGLEFWSSSLNAKDPLESPEPQLCEDAAPAAGQLGAIPTRSPRELDCGLGNGALGFLNPLFQGRDGGSRRDDFKRSIKVRVSTETSSPLSPPPKPPPPIPASQTGTSPTLRQEPGQYSPLSTSGYRVPQRAGEPLNPEPAGSSLPSLQELDSGSPSGSESEGGGGPRAPSPPAQRRPRAPLRCMSDAVLAVLAPEKQLSRAVEGLARDRSTRLGASVQDFLTLVRGGGGEWQSSHELLSPIRTFLTHTKAQLLQSPALELPSPTLLPDHRLDAVLERALHRCVLKPLKPVLASRLCRRRMADGSLGQLRENLRLVRERGPAAFPARAMLPGPPDTQRARRKLLQLLRAYSPSTQVTLLLQACKGVYRAMGAAPDGSYGADEFLPVLSFILAQCDLPQLLMEAEYMMELMEPSQLLGEGGYYLTTLQASLALLEHFHEEEPRELHPNVQRTLSWQRLCPPGRPPGSPCQDPQPEKTQAPCSGCHSTTPALGAQGTAEQLRGHPTDNSLPLHPEGQRQPQEHPAQHHHPGEMGPWPGPPHRLLREGAVDLDEPL; encoded by the exons ATGGAGCCCCCGGACCAGCCAGTCGG CCTGGGGCGTGACCCGGTGTACGATGTCCCAGACCCACACGtcttcccccagcccaggccaGCCCGGGGGTCTCTGAACAGCGTCAGCCTCCTGGATCGCCTGCTTCTCACCCAGTCTGTCTGGCTGCAGCTGAGCCTCAATTCTGCCACCGCCCTGCACATCCTGCAGCGTGAGCCCCCCGGG ACATTCCTGGTGCGCCGATCGAACACACACCGACGCCGGGTGCTCTGCTTGCGCCTCCTAGATGACTTGGCCCCGGCCTTCGTCGCTAGCTACTGCCTGCAAGAGAGAGCAGCCG GCATCTCCCTGGAGGGCTCATCCCAGAGCTTCCCAGACATGCTGCACCTGGTGGCCTCCTACTGCCAGAGCCG GGAGGTTCTCCCGGTCGCCCtgcgcctgccccagcccatccAGCAGGCGGTGTCGCACAAGGAACTGGAGGCCATTTCCCACCTGGGGCTCG agtTTTGGAGCTCTTCTCTCAATGCCAAGGACCCCCTGGAGTCGCCTGAGCCCCAACTCTGTGAggatgctgcccctgcagctggcCAGCTGGGTGCGATCCCCACGCGGAGCCCAAGGGAGCTGGACTGCGGCCTGGGCAACGGGGCGCTGGGCTTCCTGAACCCCCTGttccagggcagggatgggggctcACGGCGGGACGACTTCAAGCGCAGCATTAAAGTGCGGGTGTCCACCGAGAcctccagccctctctcacctCCCCCCAAGCCACCgccccccatccctgccagcCAGACAGGGACGTCCCCCACCCTGCGCCAGGAACCGGGCCAGTACTCACCGCTCAGCACGTCAGGGTATCGGGTTCCCCAGCGGGCTGGGGAGCCTCTTAATCCCGAGCCAGCCGGGAGCAGCCTCCCATCCCTGCAGGAGCTGGACAGTGGGTCCCCCAGTGGCTCAGAGAgcgaggggggtgggggtccaCGGGCCCCCTCACCTCCTGCCCAGCGCCGCCCCCGTGCCCCCCTGCGCTGCATGAGCGATGCCGTCTTGGCAGTGCTGGCCCCTGAGAAACAGCTGTCACGGGCCGTGGAGGGGCTGGCGCGGGACCGGAGCACCAGGCTGGGAGCCAGCGTCCAGGATTTCCTGACCCTAGtgaggggtggcgggggggagtggCAGTCCAGCCACGAGCTGCTGAGCCCCATCCGGACCTTCCTGACCCACACCAAggcccagctgctgcagagcccagccctggagctgccaaGCCCCACGCTGCTGCCTGACCACAGGCTGG ATGCTGTGCTGGAACGGGCCCTCCATCGTTGTGTGCTGAAGCCCCTCAAACCAGTGCTGGCATCACGGCTGTGCAGGCGACGCATGGCAGATGGGTCCCTGGGCCAGCTCCGGGAGAACCTGCGGCTGGTGCGGGAGCGGGGCCCTGCTGCCTTCCCGGCACGGGCGATGCTGCCTGGCCCCCCTGACACCCAGCGGGCACGGCGCAAACTGCTGCAGCTTCTGCGCGCCTATTCGCCCAGCACCCAGGTGACACTGCTGCTGCAGGCCTGCAAGGGTGTCTACCGAGCCATGGGGGCAGCCCCGG atgGGAGCTATGGGGCGGACGAGTTCTTGCCAGTTCTGAGTTTCATCCTGGCTCAGTGCGACCTGCCCCAGCTGCTCATGGAGGCTGAGTACATGATGGAGCTGATGGAACCCAGCCAGCTCCTGGGCGAAG GTGGCTATTACCTGACCACTCTCcaggccagcctggccctgctggaGCATTTCCATGAAGAGGAGCCAAGGGAGCTGCACCCCAATGTACAGAGAACCCTGAGCTGGCAGCGCCTGTGCCCCCCAGGGCGGCCCCCTGGCAGCCCATGCCAG GACCCACAGCCTGAGAAGACCCAGGCCCCCTGCAGTGGGTGCCACTCCACCACACCTGCTCTGGGAGCCCAGGGGACGGCAGAGCAGCTACGGGGGCACCCCACAGACAACAGTCTCCCCCTGCACCCTGAAGGACAGCGCCAGCCCCAGGAGCACCCAGCCCAGCACCACCATCCCGGGGAGATGGGACCCTGGCCAGGACCCCCACACAGGCTGCTCCGCGAAGGGGCTGTCGACCTGGATGAACCCCTCTGA
- the RIN1 gene encoding ras and Rab interactor 1 isoform X1, with protein sequence MLWPLVLGAPRPPHSAVSLLSLGRDPVYDVPDPHVFPQPRPARGSLNSVSLLDRLLLTQSVWLQLSLNSATALHILQREPPGTFLVRRSNTHRRRVLCLRLLDDLAPAFVASYCLQERAAGISLEGSSQSFPDMLHLVASYCQSREVLPVALRLPQPIQQAVSHKELEAISHLGLEFWSSSLNAKDPLESPEPQLCEDAAPAAGQLGAIPTRSPRELDCGLGNGALGFLNPLFQGRDGGSRRDDFKRSIKVRVSTETSSPLSPPPKPPPPIPASQTGTSPTLRQEPGQYSPLSTSGYRVPQRAGEPLNPEPAGSSLPSLQELDSGSPSGSESEGGGGPRAPSPPAQRRPRAPLRCMSDAVLAVLAPEKQLSRAVEGLARDRSTRLGASVQDFLTLVRGGGGEWQSSHELLSPIRTFLTHTKAQLLQSPALELPSPTLLPDHRLDAVLERALHRCVLKPLKPVLASRLCRRRMADGSLGQLRENLRLVRERGPAAFPARAMLPGPPDTQRARRKLLQLLRAYSPSTQVTLLLQACKGVYRAMGAAPDGSYGADEFLPVLSFILAQCDLPQLLMEAEYMMELMEPSQLLGEGGYYLTTLQASLALLEHFHEEEPRELHPNVQRTLSWQRLCPPGRPPGSPCQDPQPEKTQAPCSGCHSTTPALGAQGTAEQLRGHPTDNSLPLHPEGQRQPQEHPAQHHHPGEMGPWPGPPHRLLREGAVDLDEPL encoded by the exons atgctcTGGCCCTTAGTGCTAGGGGCTCCCCGCCCTCCTCACAGCGCTGTCTCCCTTCTCAGCCTGGGGCGTGACCCGGTGTACGATGTCCCAGACCCACACGtcttcccccagcccaggccaGCCCGGGGGTCTCTGAACAGCGTCAGCCTCCTGGATCGCCTGCTTCTCACCCAGTCTGTCTGGCTGCAGCTGAGCCTCAATTCTGCCACCGCCCTGCACATCCTGCAGCGTGAGCCCCCCGGG ACATTCCTGGTGCGCCGATCGAACACACACCGACGCCGGGTGCTCTGCTTGCGCCTCCTAGATGACTTGGCCCCGGCCTTCGTCGCTAGCTACTGCCTGCAAGAGAGAGCAGCCG GCATCTCCCTGGAGGGCTCATCCCAGAGCTTCCCAGACATGCTGCACCTGGTGGCCTCCTACTGCCAGAGCCG GGAGGTTCTCCCGGTCGCCCtgcgcctgccccagcccatccAGCAGGCGGTGTCGCACAAGGAACTGGAGGCCATTTCCCACCTGGGGCTCG agtTTTGGAGCTCTTCTCTCAATGCCAAGGACCCCCTGGAGTCGCCTGAGCCCCAACTCTGTGAggatgctgcccctgcagctggcCAGCTGGGTGCGATCCCCACGCGGAGCCCAAGGGAGCTGGACTGCGGCCTGGGCAACGGGGCGCTGGGCTTCCTGAACCCCCTGttccagggcagggatgggggctcACGGCGGGACGACTTCAAGCGCAGCATTAAAGTGCGGGTGTCCACCGAGAcctccagccctctctcacctCCCCCCAAGCCACCgccccccatccctgccagcCAGACAGGGACGTCCCCCACCCTGCGCCAGGAACCGGGCCAGTACTCACCGCTCAGCACGTCAGGGTATCGGGTTCCCCAGCGGGCTGGGGAGCCTCTTAATCCCGAGCCAGCCGGGAGCAGCCTCCCATCCCTGCAGGAGCTGGACAGTGGGTCCCCCAGTGGCTCAGAGAgcgaggggggtgggggtccaCGGGCCCCCTCACCTCCTGCCCAGCGCCGCCCCCGTGCCCCCCTGCGCTGCATGAGCGATGCCGTCTTGGCAGTGCTGGCCCCTGAGAAACAGCTGTCACGGGCCGTGGAGGGGCTGGCGCGGGACCGGAGCACCAGGCTGGGAGCCAGCGTCCAGGATTTCCTGACCCTAGtgaggggtggcgggggggagtggCAGTCCAGCCACGAGCTGCTGAGCCCCATCCGGACCTTCCTGACCCACACCAAggcccagctgctgcagagcccagccctggagctgccaaGCCCCACGCTGCTGCCTGACCACAGGCTGG ATGCTGTGCTGGAACGGGCCCTCCATCGTTGTGTGCTGAAGCCCCTCAAACCAGTGCTGGCATCACGGCTGTGCAGGCGACGCATGGCAGATGGGTCCCTGGGCCAGCTCCGGGAGAACCTGCGGCTGGTGCGGGAGCGGGGCCCTGCTGCCTTCCCGGCACGGGCGATGCTGCCTGGCCCCCCTGACACCCAGCGGGCACGGCGCAAACTGCTGCAGCTTCTGCGCGCCTATTCGCCCAGCACCCAGGTGACACTGCTGCTGCAGGCCTGCAAGGGTGTCTACCGAGCCATGGGGGCAGCCCCGG atgGGAGCTATGGGGCGGACGAGTTCTTGCCAGTTCTGAGTTTCATCCTGGCTCAGTGCGACCTGCCCCAGCTGCTCATGGAGGCTGAGTACATGATGGAGCTGATGGAACCCAGCCAGCTCCTGGGCGAAG GTGGCTATTACCTGACCACTCTCcaggccagcctggccctgctggaGCATTTCCATGAAGAGGAGCCAAGGGAGCTGCACCCCAATGTACAGAGAACCCTGAGCTGGCAGCGCCTGTGCCCCCCAGGGCGGCCCCCTGGCAGCCCATGCCAG GACCCACAGCCTGAGAAGACCCAGGCCCCCTGCAGTGGGTGCCACTCCACCACACCTGCTCTGGGAGCCCAGGGGACGGCAGAGCAGCTACGGGGGCACCCCACAGACAACAGTCTCCCCCTGCACCCTGAAGGACAGCGCCAGCCCCAGGAGCACCCAGCCCAGCACCACCATCCCGGGGAGATGGGACCCTGGCCAGGACCCCCACACAGGCTGCTCCGCGAAGGGGCTGTCGACCTGGATGAACCCCTCTGA
- the RIN1 gene encoding ras and Rab interactor 1 isoform X3, giving the protein MLHLVASYCQSREVLPVALRLPQPIQQAVSHKELEAISHLGLEFWSSSLNAKDPLESPEPQLCEDAAPAAGQLGAIPTRSPRELDCGLGNGALGFLNPLFQGRDGGSRRDDFKRSIKVRVSTETSSPLSPPPKPPPPIPASQTGTSPTLRQEPGQYSPLSTSGYRVPQRAGEPLNPEPAGSSLPSLQELDSGSPSGSESEGGGGPRAPSPPAQRRPRAPLRCMSDAVLAVLAPEKQLSRAVEGLARDRSTRLGASVQDFLTLVRGGGGEWQSSHELLSPIRTFLTHTKAQLLQSPALELPSPTLLPDHRLDAVLERALHRCVLKPLKPVLASRLCRRRMADGSLGQLRENLRLVRERGPAAFPARAMLPGPPDTQRARRKLLQLLRAYSPSTQVTLLLQACKGVYRAMGAAPDGSYGADEFLPVLSFILAQCDLPQLLMEAEYMMELMEPSQLLGEGGYYLTTLQASLALLEHFHEEEPRELHPNVQRTLSWQRLCPPGRPPGSPCQDPQPEKTQAPCSGCHSTTPALGAQGTAEQLRGHPTDNSLPLHPEGQRQPQEHPAQHHHPGEMGPWPGPPHRLLREGAVDLDEPL; this is encoded by the exons ATGCTGCACCTGGTGGCCTCCTACTGCCAGAGCCG GGAGGTTCTCCCGGTCGCCCtgcgcctgccccagcccatccAGCAGGCGGTGTCGCACAAGGAACTGGAGGCCATTTCCCACCTGGGGCTCG agtTTTGGAGCTCTTCTCTCAATGCCAAGGACCCCCTGGAGTCGCCTGAGCCCCAACTCTGTGAggatgctgcccctgcagctggcCAGCTGGGTGCGATCCCCACGCGGAGCCCAAGGGAGCTGGACTGCGGCCTGGGCAACGGGGCGCTGGGCTTCCTGAACCCCCTGttccagggcagggatgggggctcACGGCGGGACGACTTCAAGCGCAGCATTAAAGTGCGGGTGTCCACCGAGAcctccagccctctctcacctCCCCCCAAGCCACCgccccccatccctgccagcCAGACAGGGACGTCCCCCACCCTGCGCCAGGAACCGGGCCAGTACTCACCGCTCAGCACGTCAGGGTATCGGGTTCCCCAGCGGGCTGGGGAGCCTCTTAATCCCGAGCCAGCCGGGAGCAGCCTCCCATCCCTGCAGGAGCTGGACAGTGGGTCCCCCAGTGGCTCAGAGAgcgaggggggtgggggtccaCGGGCCCCCTCACCTCCTGCCCAGCGCCGCCCCCGTGCCCCCCTGCGCTGCATGAGCGATGCCGTCTTGGCAGTGCTGGCCCCTGAGAAACAGCTGTCACGGGCCGTGGAGGGGCTGGCGCGGGACCGGAGCACCAGGCTGGGAGCCAGCGTCCAGGATTTCCTGACCCTAGtgaggggtggcgggggggagtggCAGTCCAGCCACGAGCTGCTGAGCCCCATCCGGACCTTCCTGACCCACACCAAggcccagctgctgcagagcccagccctggagctgccaaGCCCCACGCTGCTGCCTGACCACAGGCTGG ATGCTGTGCTGGAACGGGCCCTCCATCGTTGTGTGCTGAAGCCCCTCAAACCAGTGCTGGCATCACGGCTGTGCAGGCGACGCATGGCAGATGGGTCCCTGGGCCAGCTCCGGGAGAACCTGCGGCTGGTGCGGGAGCGGGGCCCTGCTGCCTTCCCGGCACGGGCGATGCTGCCTGGCCCCCCTGACACCCAGCGGGCACGGCGCAAACTGCTGCAGCTTCTGCGCGCCTATTCGCCCAGCACCCAGGTGACACTGCTGCTGCAGGCCTGCAAGGGTGTCTACCGAGCCATGGGGGCAGCCCCGG atgGGAGCTATGGGGCGGACGAGTTCTTGCCAGTTCTGAGTTTCATCCTGGCTCAGTGCGACCTGCCCCAGCTGCTCATGGAGGCTGAGTACATGATGGAGCTGATGGAACCCAGCCAGCTCCTGGGCGAAG GTGGCTATTACCTGACCACTCTCcaggccagcctggccctgctggaGCATTTCCATGAAGAGGAGCCAAGGGAGCTGCACCCCAATGTACAGAGAACCCTGAGCTGGCAGCGCCTGTGCCCCCCAGGGCGGCCCCCTGGCAGCCCATGCCAG GACCCACAGCCTGAGAAGACCCAGGCCCCCTGCAGTGGGTGCCACTCCACCACACCTGCTCTGGGAGCCCAGGGGACGGCAGAGCAGCTACGGGGGCACCCCACAGACAACAGTCTCCCCCTGCACCCTGAAGGACAGCGCCAGCCCCAGGAGCACCCAGCCCAGCACCACCATCCCGGGGAGATGGGACCCTGGCCAGGACCCCCACACAGGCTGCTCCGCGAAGGGGCTGTCGACCTGGATGAACCCCTCTGA